Proteins encoded in a region of the Mustelus asterias unplaced genomic scaffold, sMusAst1.hap1.1 HAP1_SCAFFOLD_663, whole genome shotgun sequence genome:
- the LOC144487240 gene encoding ELAV-like protein 3 isoform X8 produces MSQKEMEQLFSQYGRIITSRILVDQVTGVSRGVGFIRFDKRIEAEEAIKGLNGQKPLGATEPITVKFANNPSQKTGQALLSQLYQSTSRRYPGPLHHQAQRFRLDNLLNMAYGVKSPLSLSTRFSPITIEGMTSLAGVNLSGPTGTGWCIFVYNLSPEADESVLWQLFGPFGAVTNVKVIRDFNTNKCKGFGFVTMTNYDEAAMAIASLNGYRLGDRVLQVSFKTSKTHKS; encoded by the exons ATGAGCCAGAAAGAGATGGAGCAACTCTTCTCACAGTACGGCAGAATCATCACCTCACGCATTCTCGTTGACCAAGTTACAG GCGTCTCTCGAGGGGTTGGCTTCATCCGATTTGACaagagaatagaggcagaggaagccattaaggggctgaatggccaaaaaCCCCTGGGAGCGACTGAGCCTATCACAGTGAAATTCGCCAACAACCCCAGCCAAAAGACTGGCCAGGCACTGCTTTCTCAGCTCTACCAATCAACAAGCAGACGATACCCTGGTCCCCTGCATCACCAGGCCCAACGATTCAG ACTGGACAATTTACTTAACATGGCATACGGCGTGAAGAG ccctctctctctgtctaccagGTTCTCTCCGATCACCATCGAGGGGATGACGAGCTTGGCTGGCGTGAACCTCTCGGGCCCCACGGGCACCGGCTGGTGCATCTTCGTCTACAACCTGTCCCCCGAGGCGGACGAGAGCGTCCTCTGGCAGCTGTTCGGTCCCTTCGGGGCGGTCACCAACGTCAAGGTCATCCGCGACTTCAACACCAACAAGTGCAAAGGTTTCGGCTTCGTCACCATGACCAACTACGACGAGGCGGCCATGGCCATCGCCAGCCTGAACGGCTATCGCCTGGGCGACCGGGTCCTGCAGGTCTCCTTCAAGACGAGCAAGACACACAAGTCGTGA